In Cheilinus undulatus linkage group 14, ASM1832078v1, whole genome shotgun sequence, the genomic stretch cggagcctgggtctgttgaaggtggcatgctgttgaggctgtgtgggccatgtgGTAAGATAAGTAAGATGATGTCTGCGTGTTGACATGGTGTGTGGTGAGAGCCggcatggaggggggtggctctgggacgctggagatcactgttcagccctctggaggagTCGTGGGACCAACAGGACAAAACACTGAtgagggttcccacttgacaacccacttgacaacccctgAGAAGTGCAGGTTTTCTTACTATCCATCAgtctgcacggttgacttgtggaggtaaatagtaatggattagggatttcgtcactgagcgctgatcctctttatagggcacaagtatcttttgtttcatttagataggagtagggctgggcattgCTAAGAACCTCatgattcaattcaatttcaatttGATATTGATATAAATGTTGATGTTGATTCAGTTAAAGTAGAAATACACGAATGACCTGTTGgcaatttttaataattattttcatgcccatgtgaacatatgtggtaggtcacctcacattttttcacaataaaacacctgaatataaaaatttgcacaataataacttatttgtgcatatggagtataaaagtaaaagaacatgacagttctgtataaacactgaaaaagtaaagtacatgtaaactttaataatatttctttcctcttggaaattgtgataaacctcacataacatggttatggttggtggttgtttggtcgagtgcggcctccgtccatacaacgcaaatcacacgcacagtgacccccactggccaggaggtgaatcgattcagaggatttgctgaatcgatgtTGAATTGAGGGGGGAAATATTgtgatgcatcgattaatcgatatttttacccgaCCCTAGATAGGagagacactctgatttacaaaccacaaataagtatAAAAACtagtttgtttaaaatttcttcatttaaacgcCAAACTTGTTCtgatttatctcaaacaaaaatgcaggtGATTGGTagtatttaaatgttaatttatagatattcctacaaataataataataataataataataataataataataatgataataataccTTTttagtaataaataaatacacacttGATAACAAGAACGTTTAAAAACctagaaattactaaaactaaagaaatgctctgattaatcatgattaataaaagcatagtgatgtgattaactttttaaaattttttaatcaattgacagcACCAATTTTTAAGCATAATTTCCCAAATTATGAGCAACACTTTTACTATGTTcaactgaatttacttgcattattttgcagcgctggactataccacatggacatttttaaaggagtagcagaggccccccagtatttattttactctatttgaaaCAAATGTCAGTCTGTTGAATGATTCATTTTtgtcgcttttgattcaataatgacactaattactaagaaaaaatagataaaaataaagttttcattACAGGCTCCTCAAGgacccctccctactgtgggcccaggtaatcagtaccctgttccaccctgtgctacacccctgGACTGTGGCATGGTCAAGGACCATCTAatgcacaggtgtcaaactcaaggcccgggggccaaatccagcccgttgAGCAGTTaaacccggcccaccagatcatataatatttttattagaactggcccaccagtatgaggtctgcagatttcctccagtataaaaatgtaaacttaaccttgatgatttgtaaaaattagagaggtaaacagtaaaaataatttgataaaaagtcaggaatgtggggaagaaattagtgttttctctttattttcaattttgcatgtcacaatgacaacaaaaagttatggttttgcctttttaatttcatattttaacatttacatctcattacttttacttttatctcatatttttaccttttagattaatattttaaaatttaaaatcatatttagaccttttaaagtcatgattttgacttttacctcatgttttgacctttttcaactcctaacttgaactttattacatttatttaccttaaaaatgcatgatttttgttttatttcatattttgacatttgaaactcgtGATTTCGATGtctacctcatattttgactgttaaaaattatgattttgaatttcatctcagtTATTGACTTTAAATTCATAGTTTCTATattctgtctcatattttgccttttataaacattattttgactttaaatgtcatgtttttaccttttaaactataagtttgaatttttatctcagattttgagtttttaactcgTTATGTTCAacttttaatcacaaaatcatttatcattggTGCCAAgtttttacccccataattcattgctggtgaaaataaggttgacattttatggttaaatatggaccctgttaggccctcaggttagacccaagttcagaacccggcccctgctgtgattgagtttgacacccctgatctaatgGATTAGGAATCTCTCCATCCTAGTCTGGAGACTAGGAGCCCCAAAAAGCTAGAGACGGCCCTGGGTGGCCCTTCATGAAGAATGACGGGGCTTGgacagcagggagatgcggcTGACACGCATTTCTTTGTGAAAGCTGcaccagtctgaaacgggcttcAGGACCaggtctttggtggtgggagggaaccggagaacccacgcatgcacgaggagaacatgcagactccAACCTGTAACAGGAAACAGGTTTCTATGAGTGTAAATAAACCCACCTGCTCTGTGCAGCTTTATCTCAGGGATTAAAATCACATCCAGCAGCTTTCTGTGGCGGTGGAGCTCCTCAAACCCGGACATTTCCACACATCCAAGAGTccaagaaggaaaagaaaactacaacattactctgctaacgttagcacAGCCACACATGCTAGCTGAGCTCTGACGGAGAGACCACAAAGAgctccttcttcttctgtaATGGCGGTCTGTACCCGGCGGAGCATtaccgccacctactgttgtacaggtgcatctcaaaaaatgagaatatcatgaGAAAGTTCACTATGTTTTTCCACTCACCCAAAATATTATATAGACTccttacacatagagtgaaatatttcaagcctttatttcttcaaatgttgatgattatggcttacagataatgaaaacccaaaattcagtgtctcagaaaatgataatgttgtgaaaaagtttaatattgtaaagtcatggtgtcacaccctaatcagctgatgaactccaaacacctgcaaaggtttcctgagcctttaaatggtctctcagtctgggtcagtaggctacacaatcatggggaggaCTGCAGACTTGAGGCCACTGTACACTCCCCAGCCTCAGGTATAAGTCAGTAAAAGccacttattttatttatttatttattcattcattttttctaGTTCCTGTTGAGTAAAATGATAACCactgttttttgagttttttcagttagttttagtttcagATAATAACCTTGCTTCACACGTGTCTGACATGGTAGCAGACCACCCAGGTCAGGCCGGTTTTTGTGTTCATGTTTATTCTGCTCTATAATCTGattgtttaaatcagtttgatgaTGCCTGAACCAGAGGTAAGTGAACAATTCATGACAGCTCTCTAAAAATATTATTCAGATTTCACTTATTTAGAAATGAAGACATTATTGTTCCTGCTAACTCTTTTATACCAGTTATCTCCATGAAGTGTAACTGAAGACTAAGGTAAGTCTGTCAGAGGTAAAGCTATGACTACTAAAACTTTAAGAAGaatcaaatgaaaatgaaatgaaatttcaATTCTCACTTTGTTGtatttggtttattttgaaaggagtAGATGGTTGACCAAGGAatttaaaacaactgaaattcACTTCCCTTAAATTTCATTTGATAATTCAGCTGTTGTGATATTTTACTTACTATGTtgtatctttttgttttttacatgctGACACAAGGAGAAAGGTTCGACCCGGAGAGAAGTGTTTACCCTGGACCAGATGAGAGGGATGGATGACTACAGGACCAGCTGAAGAGCGGTGGTCTCCTTTTTCCCCCAGATGTCCAAGTAAGTAATCCCCTCAATCAGTGTTCTGTTACATAAAAGTTACATAAAATAAGCAAAAGCTGTCGTAAgcatttgtatttcttttattatAACATTCCTAGaaggatgatttaaaatttcattgaagattttatttaatactgacaaaatttgatttaatattggcaaaataaaaaaaaatgtattttttaagtattaaaTGATATTAGAGtgcatcaacaatatcttattgaacttggatttaatgttgtTGACAAGTTCTTAATTGTGCCCTTGTGGAAAAGGTGCCAGGCCTCGATGGTTtcaggacagttgctgtaatttgtcctttttgttggcatttttctctctgttataaattattatgcaaaattaactgacatagcAATTCCTCtgggcagtgtgtgatctgtgatgtactcgtgttaatgaagttagtaggtataacaacatccaacaggattacagtgaaaagctgtcaaatctcaaaatgtcatcatttcctactgaaacacataagatgggcttaaatggaacacactgggcttaaatggttctacagtgactaccagggaaataaagataatatgtTCTCGCCAAGATGAAACAAATGtataaagaaatgcctgtagcctaaatatgctgtaaatcTTTCATCACAGTTATCCCTCTTtagccaaactttctgaattaccaaggaattcttgttcaaagttagCTTACGCTAGCTGTTTTCTGGGTCActgtaccatttaagcccaccttggaaaaaatacattttttgaaaatatttcagccACCCAAACccttttttgtgtcttaatttgaagatttatgtaaaatgaatcagaaaacgcATTACATTTCTAATccttaagcagtgtatctatcagtagggctacatgtatcaACTTGTGATTCTCCtgctacgctagctagcatgactcatcttttcacataaaacttaatagtaagaaatgacaaaaaactacttaaactacacaaaaaacaaaacaataatctctcaaattacataatatctttctgaggggtcccaaaacaccaaagttttgaggcgactttatctgagcctccttgagactgcacgAATGTAGGCGGGCCTTATTCAGTAtccacaaatgtgattggtgccaaacaaaaactgacatataattaagaaattgtgtgatttgACAAAATAATATATAGCATTAGACaagccccttttttttttttaaaaaattgacttcaaagttgcAAGTGGGCtgaaatggtgcctgggcttataTGCCTACTCTACAACCAGGCACCACTCAAACAGGGCTCAAGTCCAGCTGGTGCACTTGGTCCATGAACAGCAACTTAAACATTAAAGATAAAGAACCTTCTGGGAATGGCGGTTGAGGGGCGTGCTCCAATAGCAAAGACTGGAGTCAAAAGAGTCATTTATCATGGCCCAAAGAGATGTCAGAGCAAGGGAACAGGAGTGTGACTAGAGTGAGAAGCACTCagaacaagagaagaagaagtatACTAGCACTACTGGAgtttaaaagaggcagaacTGCCAAAAATAAGGGTCAGATGATATGGTGAGGACCATGATGGCCAAGAGTGTGCCAAGCCCGTAAAATGCTCCAATTGTAAAGAGGATCACCCCTGacctgacaggaagtcgagttAGTGGGTGGACCGTTATGTTGATCCAAAGTTgtgttgagacagcgatttcaatatggaggccgcCATAATTTGAGGCGCTGGTTTGGCAACTAAAGAAAACAATGGGTGGAGACTCCCTGAGCAGACATCAGCTGCTGCTGTAAAGCAGAAACCTTTGCCATCCTCTGCGCCCTCAGTTGGATTGAAAAGACCTCagtctagagcagtgatactcaacgcgtggctctttagccacatgtggctcttttgtgatgatttgtggctcctttatgtctcaatttgaaatattatttcctcagaaatccttaaaaaaggaaacgtTAATCATTAatcagttggctttaattgccAACCTTAATTTTTTGGTCTGTATATCTACATtacccttatttgcaattttttccattttttttgccttttaatccATGTTTACTGCTGTAAACCTgctttagccacttctttttgcaactttttgtcagtttttgctacttttatcccatatttgccactctttcattagttttctgcctcttttatcctgcttttgctattttcaattttatccgtttttcattctttcttccactttttacccatttaagatgcccttttgccattaaatgccactcttttctccttctttccCATTTGTCCTACCTCTTTAAcggttttaatcattttttgccattttgttgttttatgaccatttttgccacctgtaattcaatttttggtaacttctcacccatttttgccactttctcctccacattttttcactttttacccttttttccattttaggtCTACTTTGCCCTATTTTTGCCGccattaatgtatttttaatgccactttaaccctttttgccatttttcaccacttacattgtggctcttgcaaaggcatttttcaacaagttggctctttggttgagcagggttgagtaacactggtctagagtAACTCAGTCGCAGCACTACAAATAATTGAACACCATAAACCCAAAGTCAGACCAGATATAATGAAATTAATGCAAACAATATGTGGAACTCATAAACTGGGATGCAGTGTGGGGTTAATGTGGGTGCTAGCCTGTTTGAGTTCAGAAGAATGAAGCTTCTCCTTGGTGTTGTAGCGAtataaagtgataataaataccACTATAAAGGCTACAAaaatttaatatatttaatCTTTTGTAGCCTTTATAGTGGTATTTATTTGTTCTGGatcaaaataaagtttcaaaGTCTCAAAGGACTTGGCTCAACTTGaagaacataaaaaagaaaaaatgcgtTCCTTGAAAAAGAAGTCTTAAGAAAAGTTACTTAgataactttaaaaaaggaaggaCAGATAAAAGACTTGAAGAAGACTAAAAAGAAATCTAACTGAAGAAAACTCTGAAGACGTCTGCCAAAAGTCTGGTTCTGATACACACTTAAACGAGAGGGAGAGGTCTTCCTCTGAGTTCCCTCCTCAGGATCAAATGTCACTACATGAACCACTCTTCATCAAATTAGTAATTCAATAAGAGCATGAAGGACTAGCAGAAATGGGTATAGATTTCTAGAATaatagaaaatcaataaaagtgccacaaagtaaacataaaacaacatagCTAGTTGGTTATATAACATTTTAAGtattaagacacaaaaaaggGAATTTGTCCCATGTCGATGTGTGTGTGACCGATACTGGACAGTAGGTGGCCCTGTGGGTCTACGTTTAGATTAAAACCACAATAATCTGACATGAGATACAGAGATATGAAACATATTGTTGTGTTACTTGTGAGCTATCTTAGAAGAATATAAACATTTCCTGTTATGGTACTTCTAGCCCATACAAATTGAGTCCTGCAGAGAGAACAAGGGTTATTTACGATCACCATCTGGTTTTGTTGTTTAGAGGTAGGAAGGTTTTGTTCACGATCTAAAGTTTAAAAGGGAGTCCGTTTTTATGGCTTTGGTAAGATCAAACTTAGTCTGTGATATGGTTTTGACGACAGCCATCTAATCAGATAACTCCAACTTTAAGGTGTTGATCTCTCTTGGGATCTTTCGTTTTTCAGAAGCGTCAGGTCCAGCATCTTACTGTCTGAGAAGCTCTTTGGTTGGGAAAGGTTCATAAACGAACATGGGTGGTTGGTAGGCATGGGGGAAAAGTCCTCCCCACTTTTAGAATTCCTGCAGCAATTCTCCAAGCTGCAGACTTTAAGACAGGGTTGTAGAACAGCAGCAGATTTAAGCCTTGATTCTGCtacactgtcatcagtctcagctCCAGAAGAGTCTCCAGTCTCAACCTCTATCTCTGGTTGAAAATGTCTCTCTGGATCTGAATTCCTGGCTGGTTCTGCTGGTTCTCTACAGTCCTCTCCATCTGctcctgtttctgtctctttttccttCACTGAGGATTTGATGAATCTCTGAAGCCTGACCTCCAACACATTTGTGATGTTTTACCTGAAACTGCAAAGCAAATGTCTGATAACAGTCACTGCAGCTGTAGGTTGTCTCACCTCTGTGAGTTTTCACGTGCCCACTCCAGTTTGGAGACTTTTGAATGTGTGAATCTTCATGTGAGCGTCCATAGAAGTTTTCTGTGTGAATCTTTTGctgcaaacagagcagctgaaggctTTCTCTCTCAAGTGGGTTATCATGTGACTGTCCATGTGAGCTTTCTGTGTAAATCTTTTGCTGCAAATAGAACAGCTGAAGGggttctctcctgtgtgattcCTCGCGTGTCAGACTTCCTCTGTGACAGAAACCTCTACcgcactcagagcagctgatgGGTTTCTCTCCTGGGTGGGTTCTCATATGAACATCCATAGAAGCTTGTGAAATAAATTCTTGGCTGCAAACTGAGCAGCTGAAACTTTTCTCTCATGAGTGGATGCACATGTGAGTATCgatttgatttttatgtttgtatcttttgctgcaaacagagcagctgaagggttttgCTTCTCTGTGAATCCACATGTGTGCATACATAttacttttttgtgtaaatcttttaccacaaaaagagcagctgaagggtttcacTTCTCTGTGAATCCTCATATGGGCAAACATAttacttttttgtgtaaatcttttaccacaaaaagagcaactgaagggtttctctcctgtgtgtaTCCTCACGTGTCTGCTCAGACTTCCTCTGTCACAGAAACCTTTACCGcaatcagagcagctgaagggtttcccTACTGAATGTGTTATCATGTGACTGTCCATGTGATTTTTATGTGTAAATCTTTTGAAGCAAACAGAAcaactgaagggtttctctcctgtgtgattcCTCATGTGTCTGCTCAGACTTCCTCTGTCTAAGAAACCTTtaccacagtcagagcagctgaagggtttctctcctgtgtgaatcctCATGTGAGCATTCAAATAAGTTTTCCGTGTTAATCTTTTGCTGCAAACAGAACAACTGAAGGGTTTCTTTCCAGTGTGAATCCTCATGTGTTTTTTCAGACTTCCTCTCTCACAGAAACTTCTACCGCACTCAGAACAGCTGAAGGGTTTTGCTCCTGTGTGACTCCTCATGTGTCTGTTCATATTATTCTTCAGTGTAAATCTTTTGCTGCAAATAgaacagctgaagggtttctctcctgtatgaATTCGTGTGTGTTGTGTCAAGTAGCTTATTCTGTTGAATGCTTTACCACACACAGAACAGATGTGAGAATTCTTACTCTTGGGTCTCCTATTTTTAATATGTATTGCAGACTTTAAACCTGACTGATGTTCTCTGGTCTCCCTCCAATCATCACTGTCATCGGTCTCTCCTCCAGAACTCTCTACAGTCTTGGCCTCAGTCTCTGGTTGTAAATGTTTCTCTGGATCCGAGATCCTGGCTGGTTCTGCTCCATTGGCTCCTGTTTCCATCTCTTCATTTTGTCTCTCATGAAGCTGTGAGGActgaggtttctcttcatcatcttcactctTCACAGAGGAAGAACTGAAGAGGAACTTGGTGTCAGCCTCCTCCAGTCCTTGAAACTGCCCTCCCTCCTGACTGATCCACagttcctcctcttcctccttaaTGAGTGGGGGCTCAGTGTCCTCCTGGGGGCTCTCTTCTTTAATCACCAACAGCTGCTGGGCGTCTGCAGGAAGCACTGAAATACACAAAGACACACCAAGGGAAACTGTGAGGTTAGATTGAGCCTAGATGActtcaaatatttaaagttcTATCTATTTCAGACACATTCTTAACAATAAAACCCTGTAGCTGTTAAGATGTTCAAATTCTAATGTGAACAgccacaaacaaaaatgtggtatttttAGTCACAGCTTAACAAAACTCAGAATCTAAACTTGAAACCACAGATGCAGTAACAAACTAGGAGCTGAGAACTGAACACACAGAGACTTAATCAAACATCTTTGGATGatctcaaacacaaacacaaggtAAGTATCTCATCACAGGCCTGTTCAAGGGGAGAATGGGGTCATAGCACCTTAACATgaatttaaatgccttttggtGTTGTAATACAGTGATAAAACACTGTTACAGCAAACAGCATTAAATGTAGTGATAAGACATTTGGGTCATATCTCCCAGCTCTACTGCTGCCTCACATTAGGAGACTTTCATCTCCATTCATTTATTAAGTTCTTGACCATTCATGCACAATTTCAGTGTGCTGTGGTTGTCAATGAGTAGCTCTGATAATATACTTTATATGgtgtttttaatcagtttcCTAGAATTAACCTTGCtttccattttaaagtaaaaatccaCGAAGAATCTGAGGGCTTGACAGCAGGCTGGTGGATAATTTCTAACTTTTCAGTTGTTAAGGAACGGACTTTTCAAAGGAATCATTTTATACACCAGCAGAAAGCGCTGattctcagagttctgactatGTAAACCCAGTGTTACCCACAGGATTTAAGAAGATTATGGTGGGGGGACTCACAATTCTGTTCTCCTTTAACAATTTGTGCTCTTGCAGTAAATAAATCAGAGAATCACTGAATAATTTGATTAACAAATTCTAATACTAGgactggtctgacctgaggataataataataataataataataataataataataataataataatagcttggAATTCTATAGCGCCTTTCATGAGACCCAAGGTCGCTTTACAGAAGAAGGGAAAACAGGACAACACACAAGATAAACACTAAGTTGAGTGTATGTAGGGGGCAGGTTTAGGGGAGACTGTAAGCTGTGgcgaacaggtggtgcttgaggagttttttaaacatgtccAAGGATGGAgcatttcagatgttttcaggaAGGGAGTTCCAGAGGATGGGGGCTGTAGTCCTGAAcactctgtctccataggtgcGAAGTTTGGAGGTGGGAACTGTGAGAAGACCAGCGTCTGAGGACCGGAGGCTCTGGGTTGGTGTATATGGCTGAAAGAGGTCAGAGAGGTACTGAGGGGCAGGGGCATGTAGGGATTTgtaagtgaggaggaggattttgtatttgatttggAATGTAACTGGGAGCCAGTGGAGCTGGATGAGGGTGGGGGTGATGTGCTGCCAGGGCCTAGTGCGAGTGAGAACCCTGGCAGCAGAGTTCTGGACGTATTGGAGCCTGTCCAGGGCTTTGTGAGGTACCCCAAACAGGACTCCATTGCAGTAATCCAAACAGGAGCTGATGAATGAGTGAATGAGTGTCTCTGCAACAGAGTCTGTGAGTGATGGtctgagtctggagatgttctttagatggaaaaaggcagttttAGTTATGGATTTGAtatgggactggaaggagagggtggaatCCATGATGAtgcccaggtttcggaccttGGAGGATGGACGGATGGGATTGCCATCAGCATGAAGTAccagatctccaaccttcctgAGCAGTGCTTTGGGGGCCAcgaccatgagctctgttttattgctgttagtTTGAGTTTGTTGGCTGTCATCCAGGTTTTAATTTCTTGCAGACAGTTGACCAGTGACTGAGGGTGGAGCTGAGCGGATGGTGTGGCGTGTAGATAGAGTTGTGTGCCATCGGCATAGGAATGGAAACTGAGACCATGTTTATGAATGATGTGACCAAGAGGGAGCATGTAAATGATGAAGAGAAGAGGTCCAAGGACAGAGCCTTGGGGTACGCTTTGGTTTACAGGGGTTGGGGTAGAGCGGGACTTGCCAATGGTGACAAACTGTTTCCTGTCTGAGAGGTAGGACTGAAACCAGGGCAGAGCTGTTCTGGTAAGGCCTAGGTGGTTGGATAGGCGGTTGAGGAGGATGGTGTGGGAGACTGTATCAAAGGCTGAAGAGAGGTCGAGGAGAATGAGTAGGCTAATTTTTCTGGAATCTGAAGCTATGAGAAGGTCATTAGTGATTTTGATGAGGGCAGTTTCAGTGCTGTGGTGTGGTCTGAATCCTGATATGAGGGTTTCATAGAGCTCATGGTCGAGCATATGGTGATGAAGCTGGATGACAACTGCTTTTTACAGTATCTTACTGAGGAATGGAAGGTCGGAGATCTGTCTGTAGCTGTTGAGGTCCTCCGGGTCCATACCTGGCTTTTTGAGAATGGGTAGTACTGAGGCTAATTTGAAGCAGGATGGGACTATTCCAGTTCTTAGTGAGGAGTTGATGATTTCCACTATGATGGGACAGGTAGGCATGCTTTGACCAGGGAGGTGGGCATGGGATCCAGAGAGCATGTAGAACCCTTAGCCTTGGTGACCAGTTTGGTCACAAGGAGGGTGTTGACAAGTGAGAAGGAGGATAAACGGTGCTGAGGCAGGTGAGACCCAGAGGGAGCAGTGTCATGTGGTGGAGGGTCAGGTACCAGGAGTTGTTAGTGGTGTTTACTTTGTCTTGGAAGAATTTCTGGAACTTAGAGCAATGATCAGAGCTGGCTGGAGGGTGGTGGGAGTCAATGGGATGGAGTAGGCGATTGATTGTAGAAAAGAGCTGTCTGGGGTGATTTTGCTGGTCCCTGATGAGAGTAGAGTAGTAGGTTGTTTTGGCTTTGGAGAGCCTCTTTGTAGGAGCTGACATATTCTTTGTATGCTTCCAGATGGTCAGTGAGGCTTGACTTTTTGTGTAGTCTTTCCAACCGATGTCCAGAGGTCTTCAAGGCACAGAGTTCAGCTGTGAACCAAGGGGCTGGAGAGGTGTATGCGACAGAGCGGCATTTTAGGGGAGCGAGAGTCAAGGCTGAGGGATAGGGCAGTGTTGTCAGGTCATCCACAGTGGTTGTGAGGTTTTTCTGGAGCCAGATGGATTGCAAGCAAGTTTGTGAGGGCTGGTATGTTCAGAGACAATAAAACATTAACTAttcaaaattccaaaaaaggcaGCATGTGACGGTGtcaccaaataaataaattcatgagTGTATGTGACGAAAGGATAATGAAAGGAATGATGAAAACGGcagg encodes the following:
- the LOC121521768 gene encoding oocyte zinc finger protein XlCOF6.1-like, whose amino-acid sequence is MSGFEDLKALFGRRLLAAVLRDQRGRETRSEYEEELHRQRKLLDVILTPEIKLHRAVLPADAQQLLVIKEESPQEDTEPPLIKEEEEELWISQEGGQFQGLEEADTKFLFSSSSVKSEDDEEKPQSSQLHERQNEEMETGANGAEPARISDPEKHLQPETEAKTVESSGGETDDSDDWRETREHQSGLNYLTQHTRIHTGEKPFSCSICSKRFTLKNNMNRHMRSHTGAKPFSCSECGRSFCERGSLKKHMRIHTGKKPFSCSVCSKRLTRKTYLNAHMRIHTGEKPFSCSDCGKGFLDRGSLSRHMRNHTGEKPFSCSVCFKRFTHKNHMDSHMITHSVGKPFSCSDCGKGFCDRGSLSRHVRIHTGEKPFSCSFCGKRFTQKSNMFAHMRIHREDSICMG